The genome window GTTTTCTATGGGATGGGGTTGGAGCAGCACGATGGCGAAGGTCGCGTGGTGACGGCCGAGTATCCGGACTTTTATTTGGTGACGGTCTACACCCCGAACGCCCAAAACGAGCTGAAGCGTCTCGACTATCGCATGGAGTGGGACCGCGACTTCCTTGCGTACGTGAAAAATCTAGAAGCGAACAAGCCGGTGATTTTCTGCGGAGACCTAAACGTAGCCCATACGGAGGACGACCTGGCGAATCCCAAGACGAATCGCAAGAACGCAGGATTCAGCGACGAGGAACGGGCCGGGTTCGACAACATCGTAGCTGCCGGATTTGTGGACACCTTCCGTGAGTTCACTCAGGGGAAGGGGCACTATTCATGGTGGAGCTACCGGGCAGGAGCTCGGGCTCGGAACGTGGGGTGGCGCATCGACTACTTCTTGATTTCGCAGGCGCTTCGCCCGCAACTGAAAGCGGCCCGGATCCTGCCGGATGTCATGGGCTCGGACCATTGCCCGGTGGAGATGACGTTGGCCTAGCCGCGGCGCTAAGCGTCCTTGCCATTTTCCTCTTCCACGTCGGTGGAAGGGAATCCATTGTAATGCGATTTCGGGTAAACGCTTGATCTGCGGGAACGCGGCTTCAGCAGGTTTCCGAGGATGCCTCCTAAGGCGAGGCCCACCGCGAGGCCGAAGGCTCCGCCGATGGCTGGATTTTGGGCGAAGCCAGTTGCCCCGATAGCGGCGAAGGAGG of Pelagicoccus enzymogenes contains these proteins:
- a CDS encoding exodeoxyribonuclease III, with the translated sequence MKFVSWNVNGIRAAVKKGAMDFFEASGADFICLQETKATADIVKDFDWGSGVTVLANEAEKKGYSGTAIIAREEPESVFYGMGLEQHDGEGRVVTAEYPDFYLVTVYTPNAQNELKRLDYRMEWDRDFLAYVKNLEANKPVIFCGDLNVAHTEDDLANPKTNRKNAGFSDEERAGFDNIVAAGFVDTFREFTQGKGHYSWWSYRAGARARNVGWRIDYFLISQALRPQLKAARILPDVMGSDHCPVEMTLA